The following are encoded together in the Erpetoichthys calabaricus chromosome 16, fErpCal1.3, whole genome shotgun sequence genome:
- the LOC114667054 gene encoding uncharacterized protein LOC114667054 produces MKNGKATGPDDIPTKVWKLLGRRGVLILTTLFNHIIQDGETPAPWMTSTTVPIWKGKGDVAECLNYRLIHLLCCAMKIFEQVIVTITPNQCGFVKGCGTMDVIQAAQKKNKTIHMVFLDLEKALNRVPHDLIWYALRSHDVPEAYVDWVKLLYSNVSSIIRCPVGVSPPFAINVAVHQGSVLLPLLFVLCMDVVTSNLQTPHPWLLLYADDIFLADEDLEWLTQQWKTHLDANVIWLNIKKTEYMECGLQTNGTISIGGKDLKKVTNFKYLCSVISSDGNLFPDIRAKINAVWLK; encoded by the exons atgaaaaatgggaAAGCAACTGGCCCTGACGACATCCCCACGAAAGTGTGGAAGCTCCTTGGCCGCAGGGGCGTTCTGATCCTCACTACCCTCTTCAACCATATCATCCAAGATGGAGAAACCCCAGCACCTTGGATGACCAGCACGACAGTGCCCATCTGGAAAGGCAAGGGTGATGTGGCTGAGTGCTTGAATTACCGACTAATCCACCTCCTGTGCTGTGCCATGAAAATCTTTGAGCAAGTCATCGTTACCATTACCCCAAACCAATGTGGATTTGTAAAAGGGTGCGGCACAATGGATGTCATCCAGGCTGCCCAGAAGAAGAATAAGACGATCCACATGGTGTTCCTTGACTTGGAGAAGGCATTAAATAGGGTACCTCATGACCTTATCTGGTATGCCCTACGATCAC ATGACGTCCCTGAAGCCTACGTTGACTGGGTCAAATTACTATACAGCAATGTTAGCAGTATCATTCGGTGTCCAGTGGGAGTCTCACCACCTTTCGCAATCAACGTTGCAGTCCACCAAGGatctgtccttttgccactccTGTTTGTCTTATGCATGGACGTGGTAACCTCTAATCTCCAAACACCCCATCCATGGTTGCTCCTCTATGCCGACGACATATTTCTTGCTGATGAAGATCTGGAGTGGCTAACACAGCAGTGGAAGACTCACTTGGATGCCAATGTTATATGGCTTAACATCAAGAAGACTGAATACATGGAATGTGGTCTGCAGACCAACGGCACCATCAGCATTGGTGGCAAAGACCTGAAGAAGGTCACCAACTTCAAATATCTCTGCTCAGTCATCAGCAGCGATGGCAACCTGTTCCCTGACATCCGTGCAAAGATCAATGCTGTATGGTTGAAATAG